A genomic window from Salvelinus namaycush isolate Seneca chromosome 5, SaNama_1.0, whole genome shotgun sequence includes:
- the LOC120048158 gene encoding nuclear factor NF-kappa-B p105 subunit-like isoform X2 has translation MSLTNSLRTADGPYLQIIEQPKQRGFRFRYGCEGPSHGGLPGASSEKNRKSYPQVKICNYQGLARVVVQLVTNSKDAHLHAHSLVGKQCDKGICITDQQPKDSSISFPNLGILHVTKKNVSKTLEDRMTEAYRMGYNCGIVIHPEIDTIQGEVRIPRELTDHQRSMICSAATKQAKEMDLSVVRLMFTAFLPDSDGGFSRRLDPVISDPIFDSKAPNASNLKIVRMDRTAGCVTGGEEVYLLCDKVQKDDIQVRFYEDDETGLTWEAFGDFSPTDVHRQFAIVFKTPKYRDLNLQKPTSVFVQLKRKSDNETSEPKPFTYHPQIIDKEEVQRKRQKTLPNFQDYSGQGGSGGMYRGPGGGGSATGGGPGSGGGGYFQAYSTYNNYGTGYSAGFSPGMSGGGAGIKHATQGRAEDSGDDSDMGDDPSSGAVVADRAQSEEDASAGETKCVLEARLVDVAERQAEALFHYAVTGDVRYLMAPQRHLMTAQDENGDTGLHLGVIHSQTDAVRSLAQVLSALPGEEVLNMRNDLYQTPLHLAVITQQKEAAEALVLAGADVTLSDRHGNTALHLATQQKEGGMVGFLLRHREVVELVDLPNTAGFCSLHLAVLANSLCSLRDLLVSGGNVEVQERSCGRTALHLATELDNVSLAGCLLLEGNADVDCCTYNGSSPLHIAAGRGSVKLTALLMAAGANPHKENFEPLFFREDDCCVDEEEEQDEGYIPGMTPLNMAATAEVLEILNGKEYKPETTIPVFIPPQGDMRSLGSDTKRALCQALECQGGSWESLANTLGLGILNSAFRLSPSPASTLLDSYEVSGGMVMDLLEGLRMVDNSTALTVLQGALCETEQAPLAPQSTTELLGRVPDLKLDGQEDSGVCDSGVELSTA, from the exons ATCTGTAACTACCAGGGGTTGGCACGTGTGGTGGTACAGCTGGTGACCAACTCTAAAGATGCCCACCTCCATGCCCACAGTTTGGTGGGCAAGCAGTGTGACAAAGGCATCTGCATCACAGACCAACAGCCCAAAGACTCCAGCATCAG TTTCCCCAACCTAGGCATCCTCCACGTGACCAAGAAGAATGTGAGTAAGACACTGGAGGACCGCATGACTGAGGCCTACAGGATGGGTTACAACTGTGGCATTGTCATCCACCCCGAGATAGACACCATCCAGGGAGAGGTTCGCATCCCCCGGGAGCTCACTG ATCACCAGAGAAGCATGATCTGCAGTGCAGCAACCAAGCAGGCTAAAGAGATGGACCTAAGCGTGGTGCGCCTCATGTTCACAGCCTTCCTCCCAGATAGTGACGGGGGCTTCTCCCGTAGACTGGACCCCGTCATATCAGACCCCATTTTCGACAGCA AAGCTCCTAATGCATCCAACCTGAAGATTGTGCGGATGGACCGCACAGCTGGCTGTGTGACAGGAGGAGAAGAGGTCTACCTGCTCTGTGACAAGGTCCAGAAAG ATGACATCCAGGTACGCTTCTATGAGGATGACGAGACCGGGCTGACATGGGAGGCCTTTGGGGACTTCTCCCCCACTGATGTGCATCGACAG TTTGCCATTGTTTTCAAGACCCCCAAATACAGAGACCTGAACCTCCAGAAGCCCACCTCAGTGTTTGTGCAGCTGAAGCGTAAATCGGACAACGAGACGAGCGAGCCCAAGCCCTTCACCTACCACCCACAGATCATAG ATAAGGAAGAGGTGcagaggaagagacagaagacCCTGCCTAATTTCCAGGACTACAGCGGCCAAGGTGGATCAGGGGGCATGTACCGGGGACCAGGGGGAGGAGGCTCCGCTACGGGGGGAGGACCCGGCTCAGGTGGAGGAG GTTACTTCCAGGCCTATTCCACCTACAATAACTACGGCACCGGCTATAGCGCTGGCTTTTCCCCTGGCATGAGTGGTGGCGGGGCGGGCATTAAACATG CTACACAGGGCAGAGCGGAGGACAGCGGTGATGACAGCGACATGGGCGATGACCCGTCCTCGGGGGCAGTGGTGGCGGACCGAGCCCAGTCGGAGGAGGATGCCTCTGCTGGGGAGacaa AATGCGTGCTGGAGGCCAGGCTGGTGGATGTGGCTGAGAGGCAGGCTGAAGCCCTCTTCCATTACGCCGTCACTGGAGACGTCCGCTACCTGATGGCTCCACAGCGCCACCTCATGACGGCTCAGGACGAGAACGGCGACAC TGGTCTCCATCTGGGGGTGATCCACAGCCAGACAGACGCTGTCAGGAGTCTAGCCCAGGTGCTCTCTGCCCTGCCTGGAGAGGAGGTCCTCAACATGAGGAATGACCTCTACCAG ACTCCTTTGCACCTAGCGGTGATAACCCAGCAGAAGGAGGCAGCCGAGGCCCTCGTATTGGCTGGGGCTGATGTCACTCTGTCTGATCGCCACGGAAACACGGCTCTACACCTGGCCACTCagcagaaggagggagggatggtgggattTCTACTAAGACACAGAGAGGTGGTGGAACTAGTGGACCTCCCCAACACAGCag GATTTTGCTccctccacctggctgtgctggcCAACAGCCTATGTTCCCTCAGGGACCTCCTGGTGAGCGGGGGCAATGTGGAGGTCCAGGAGAGGAGCTGCGGCCGCACGGCACTCCACCTGGCCACTGAGCTGGACAACGTCTCCCTGGCAGGCTGCCTGCTACTGGAG GGGAATGCTGATGTGGACTGTTGCACCTACAACGGCTCCAGCCCTCTCCACATAGCAGCAGGCCGGGGCTCTGTCAAACTGACCGCTCTCCTCATGGCTGCAG GTGCCAATCCTCACAAAGAAAACTTTGAGCCCCTGTTCTTCAGAGAGGATGACTGCTGTGTGGATGAGGAAGAGGAACAGGATGAAGGCTACATCCCAGGGATGACTCCTCTTAACATGGCTGCCACTGCTGAG GTATTGGAAATTCTGAATGGCAAAGAGTACAAGCCAGAGACCACCATCCCAGTCTTCATCCCCCCTCAAG GCGACATGCGGAGCCTGGGCTCAGACACAAAGCGGGCATTATGCCAGGCCCTTGAGTGCCAGGGGGGGAGCTGGGAGAGCCTGGCAAACACGCTGGGGCTGGGCATCCTCAACAGTGCCTTCAGACTCAGCCCCTCCCCCGCCAGCACACTGCTGGACAGCtacgag GTGTCCGGGGGAATGGTCATGGACCTTTTGGAGGGACTCAGGATGGTGGATAACTCCACCGCGTTGACAGTACTGCAGGGGGCACTGTGTGAAACAGAGCAGGCTCCTCTAGCTCCCCAAAGCACCACAGAGCTCTTAG GACGTGTCCCGGATCTGAAGCTGGACGGACAGGAGGACAGCGGCGtgtgtgacagtggggtggagcTCTCCACAGCGTGA
- the LOC120048158 gene encoding nuclear factor NF-kappa-B p105 subunit-like isoform X1, with product MAEEEAYLPHPQYYDIEPIWDPLNFPPMSLTNSLRTADGPYLQIIEQPKQRGFRFRYGCEGPSHGGLPGASSEKNRKSYPQVKICNYQGLARVVVQLVTNSKDAHLHAHSLVGKQCDKGICITDQQPKDSSISFPNLGILHVTKKNVSKTLEDRMTEAYRMGYNCGIVIHPEIDTIQGEVRIPRELTDHQRSMICSAATKQAKEMDLSVVRLMFTAFLPDSDGGFSRRLDPVISDPIFDSKAPNASNLKIVRMDRTAGCVTGGEEVYLLCDKVQKDDIQVRFYEDDETGLTWEAFGDFSPTDVHRQFAIVFKTPKYRDLNLQKPTSVFVQLKRKSDNETSEPKPFTYHPQIIDKEEVQRKRQKTLPNFQDYSGQGGSGGMYRGPGGGGSATGGGPGSGGGGYFQAYSTYNNYGTGYSAGFSPGMSGGGAGIKHATQGRAEDSGDDSDMGDDPSSGAVVADRAQSEEDASAGETKCVLEARLVDVAERQAEALFHYAVTGDVRYLMAPQRHLMTAQDENGDTGLHLGVIHSQTDAVRSLAQVLSALPGEEVLNMRNDLYQTPLHLAVITQQKEAAEALVLAGADVTLSDRHGNTALHLATQQKEGGMVGFLLRHREVVELVDLPNTAGFCSLHLAVLANSLCSLRDLLVSGGNVEVQERSCGRTALHLATELDNVSLAGCLLLEGNADVDCCTYNGSSPLHIAAGRGSVKLTALLMAAGANPHKENFEPLFFREDDCCVDEEEEQDEGYIPGMTPLNMAATAEVLEILNGKEYKPETTIPVFIPPQGDMRSLGSDTKRALCQALECQGGSWESLANTLGLGILNSAFRLSPSPASTLLDSYEVSGGMVMDLLEGLRMVDNSTALTVLQGALCETEQAPLAPQSTTELLGRVPDLKLDGQEDSGVCDSGVELSTA from the exons ATCTGTAACTACCAGGGGTTGGCACGTGTGGTGGTACAGCTGGTGACCAACTCTAAAGATGCCCACCTCCATGCCCACAGTTTGGTGGGCAAGCAGTGTGACAAAGGCATCTGCATCACAGACCAACAGCCCAAAGACTCCAGCATCAG TTTCCCCAACCTAGGCATCCTCCACGTGACCAAGAAGAATGTGAGTAAGACACTGGAGGACCGCATGACTGAGGCCTACAGGATGGGTTACAACTGTGGCATTGTCATCCACCCCGAGATAGACACCATCCAGGGAGAGGTTCGCATCCCCCGGGAGCTCACTG ATCACCAGAGAAGCATGATCTGCAGTGCAGCAACCAAGCAGGCTAAAGAGATGGACCTAAGCGTGGTGCGCCTCATGTTCACAGCCTTCCTCCCAGATAGTGACGGGGGCTTCTCCCGTAGACTGGACCCCGTCATATCAGACCCCATTTTCGACAGCA AAGCTCCTAATGCATCCAACCTGAAGATTGTGCGGATGGACCGCACAGCTGGCTGTGTGACAGGAGGAGAAGAGGTCTACCTGCTCTGTGACAAGGTCCAGAAAG ATGACATCCAGGTACGCTTCTATGAGGATGACGAGACCGGGCTGACATGGGAGGCCTTTGGGGACTTCTCCCCCACTGATGTGCATCGACAG TTTGCCATTGTTTTCAAGACCCCCAAATACAGAGACCTGAACCTCCAGAAGCCCACCTCAGTGTTTGTGCAGCTGAAGCGTAAATCGGACAACGAGACGAGCGAGCCCAAGCCCTTCACCTACCACCCACAGATCATAG ATAAGGAAGAGGTGcagaggaagagacagaagacCCTGCCTAATTTCCAGGACTACAGCGGCCAAGGTGGATCAGGGGGCATGTACCGGGGACCAGGGGGAGGAGGCTCCGCTACGGGGGGAGGACCCGGCTCAGGTGGAGGAG GTTACTTCCAGGCCTATTCCACCTACAATAACTACGGCACCGGCTATAGCGCTGGCTTTTCCCCTGGCATGAGTGGTGGCGGGGCGGGCATTAAACATG CTACACAGGGCAGAGCGGAGGACAGCGGTGATGACAGCGACATGGGCGATGACCCGTCCTCGGGGGCAGTGGTGGCGGACCGAGCCCAGTCGGAGGAGGATGCCTCTGCTGGGGAGacaa AATGCGTGCTGGAGGCCAGGCTGGTGGATGTGGCTGAGAGGCAGGCTGAAGCCCTCTTCCATTACGCCGTCACTGGAGACGTCCGCTACCTGATGGCTCCACAGCGCCACCTCATGACGGCTCAGGACGAGAACGGCGACAC TGGTCTCCATCTGGGGGTGATCCACAGCCAGACAGACGCTGTCAGGAGTCTAGCCCAGGTGCTCTCTGCCCTGCCTGGAGAGGAGGTCCTCAACATGAGGAATGACCTCTACCAG ACTCCTTTGCACCTAGCGGTGATAACCCAGCAGAAGGAGGCAGCCGAGGCCCTCGTATTGGCTGGGGCTGATGTCACTCTGTCTGATCGCCACGGAAACACGGCTCTACACCTGGCCACTCagcagaaggagggagggatggtgggattTCTACTAAGACACAGAGAGGTGGTGGAACTAGTGGACCTCCCCAACACAGCag GATTTTGCTccctccacctggctgtgctggcCAACAGCCTATGTTCCCTCAGGGACCTCCTGGTGAGCGGGGGCAATGTGGAGGTCCAGGAGAGGAGCTGCGGCCGCACGGCACTCCACCTGGCCACTGAGCTGGACAACGTCTCCCTGGCAGGCTGCCTGCTACTGGAG GGGAATGCTGATGTGGACTGTTGCACCTACAACGGCTCCAGCCCTCTCCACATAGCAGCAGGCCGGGGCTCTGTCAAACTGACCGCTCTCCTCATGGCTGCAG GTGCCAATCCTCACAAAGAAAACTTTGAGCCCCTGTTCTTCAGAGAGGATGACTGCTGTGTGGATGAGGAAGAGGAACAGGATGAAGGCTACATCCCAGGGATGACTCCTCTTAACATGGCTGCCACTGCTGAG GTATTGGAAATTCTGAATGGCAAAGAGTACAAGCCAGAGACCACCATCCCAGTCTTCATCCCCCCTCAAG GCGACATGCGGAGCCTGGGCTCAGACACAAAGCGGGCATTATGCCAGGCCCTTGAGTGCCAGGGGGGGAGCTGGGAGAGCCTGGCAAACACGCTGGGGCTGGGCATCCTCAACAGTGCCTTCAGACTCAGCCCCTCCCCCGCCAGCACACTGCTGGACAGCtacgag GTGTCCGGGGGAATGGTCATGGACCTTTTGGAGGGACTCAGGATGGTGGATAACTCCACCGCGTTGACAGTACTGCAGGGGGCACTGTGTGAAACAGAGCAGGCTCCTCTAGCTCCCCAAAGCACCACAGAGCTCTTAG GACGTGTCCCGGATCTGAAGCTGGACGGACAGGAGGACAGCGGCGtgtgtgacagtggggtggagcTCTCCACAGCGTGA
- the LOC120048158 gene encoding nuclear factor NF-kappa-B p105 subunit-like isoform X3: MAEEEAYLPHPQYYDIEPIWDPLNFPPMSLTNSLRTADGPYLQIIEQPKQRGFRFRYGCEGPSHGGLPGASSEKNRKSYPQVKICNYQGLARVVVQLVTNSKDAHLHAHSLVGKQCDKGICITDQQPKDSSISFPNLGILHVTKKNVSKTLEDRMTEAYRMGYNCGIVIHPEIDTIQGEVRIPRELTDHQRSMICSAATKQAKEMDLSVVRLMFTAFLPDSDGGFSRRLDPVISDPIFDSKAPNASNLKIVRMDRTAGCVTGGEEVYLLCDKVQKDDIQFAIVFKTPKYRDLNLQKPTSVFVQLKRKSDNETSEPKPFTYHPQIIDKEEVQRKRQKTLPNFQDYSGQGGSGGMYRGPGGGGSATGGGPGSGGGGYFQAYSTYNNYGTGYSAGFSPGMSGGGAGIKHATQGRAEDSGDDSDMGDDPSSGAVVADRAQSEEDASAGETKCVLEARLVDVAERQAEALFHYAVTGDVRYLMAPQRHLMTAQDENGDTGLHLGVIHSQTDAVRSLAQVLSALPGEEVLNMRNDLYQTPLHLAVITQQKEAAEALVLAGADVTLSDRHGNTALHLATQQKEGGMVGFLLRHREVVELVDLPNTAGFCSLHLAVLANSLCSLRDLLVSGGNVEVQERSCGRTALHLATELDNVSLAGCLLLEGNADVDCCTYNGSSPLHIAAGRGSVKLTALLMAAGANPHKENFEPLFFREDDCCVDEEEEQDEGYIPGMTPLNMAATAEVLEILNGKEYKPETTIPVFIPPQGDMRSLGSDTKRALCQALECQGGSWESLANTLGLGILNSAFRLSPSPASTLLDSYEVSGGMVMDLLEGLRMVDNSTALTVLQGALCETEQAPLAPQSTTELLGRVPDLKLDGQEDSGVCDSGVELSTA; the protein is encoded by the exons ATCTGTAACTACCAGGGGTTGGCACGTGTGGTGGTACAGCTGGTGACCAACTCTAAAGATGCCCACCTCCATGCCCACAGTTTGGTGGGCAAGCAGTGTGACAAAGGCATCTGCATCACAGACCAACAGCCCAAAGACTCCAGCATCAG TTTCCCCAACCTAGGCATCCTCCACGTGACCAAGAAGAATGTGAGTAAGACACTGGAGGACCGCATGACTGAGGCCTACAGGATGGGTTACAACTGTGGCATTGTCATCCACCCCGAGATAGACACCATCCAGGGAGAGGTTCGCATCCCCCGGGAGCTCACTG ATCACCAGAGAAGCATGATCTGCAGTGCAGCAACCAAGCAGGCTAAAGAGATGGACCTAAGCGTGGTGCGCCTCATGTTCACAGCCTTCCTCCCAGATAGTGACGGGGGCTTCTCCCGTAGACTGGACCCCGTCATATCAGACCCCATTTTCGACAGCA AAGCTCCTAATGCATCCAACCTGAAGATTGTGCGGATGGACCGCACAGCTGGCTGTGTGACAGGAGGAGAAGAGGTCTACCTGCTCTGTGACAAGGTCCAGAAAG ATGACATCCAG TTTGCCATTGTTTTCAAGACCCCCAAATACAGAGACCTGAACCTCCAGAAGCCCACCTCAGTGTTTGTGCAGCTGAAGCGTAAATCGGACAACGAGACGAGCGAGCCCAAGCCCTTCACCTACCACCCACAGATCATAG ATAAGGAAGAGGTGcagaggaagagacagaagacCCTGCCTAATTTCCAGGACTACAGCGGCCAAGGTGGATCAGGGGGCATGTACCGGGGACCAGGGGGAGGAGGCTCCGCTACGGGGGGAGGACCCGGCTCAGGTGGAGGAG GTTACTTCCAGGCCTATTCCACCTACAATAACTACGGCACCGGCTATAGCGCTGGCTTTTCCCCTGGCATGAGTGGTGGCGGGGCGGGCATTAAACATG CTACACAGGGCAGAGCGGAGGACAGCGGTGATGACAGCGACATGGGCGATGACCCGTCCTCGGGGGCAGTGGTGGCGGACCGAGCCCAGTCGGAGGAGGATGCCTCTGCTGGGGAGacaa AATGCGTGCTGGAGGCCAGGCTGGTGGATGTGGCTGAGAGGCAGGCTGAAGCCCTCTTCCATTACGCCGTCACTGGAGACGTCCGCTACCTGATGGCTCCACAGCGCCACCTCATGACGGCTCAGGACGAGAACGGCGACAC TGGTCTCCATCTGGGGGTGATCCACAGCCAGACAGACGCTGTCAGGAGTCTAGCCCAGGTGCTCTCTGCCCTGCCTGGAGAGGAGGTCCTCAACATGAGGAATGACCTCTACCAG ACTCCTTTGCACCTAGCGGTGATAACCCAGCAGAAGGAGGCAGCCGAGGCCCTCGTATTGGCTGGGGCTGATGTCACTCTGTCTGATCGCCACGGAAACACGGCTCTACACCTGGCCACTCagcagaaggagggagggatggtgggattTCTACTAAGACACAGAGAGGTGGTGGAACTAGTGGACCTCCCCAACACAGCag GATTTTGCTccctccacctggctgtgctggcCAACAGCCTATGTTCCCTCAGGGACCTCCTGGTGAGCGGGGGCAATGTGGAGGTCCAGGAGAGGAGCTGCGGCCGCACGGCACTCCACCTGGCCACTGAGCTGGACAACGTCTCCCTGGCAGGCTGCCTGCTACTGGAG GGGAATGCTGATGTGGACTGTTGCACCTACAACGGCTCCAGCCCTCTCCACATAGCAGCAGGCCGGGGCTCTGTCAAACTGACCGCTCTCCTCATGGCTGCAG GTGCCAATCCTCACAAAGAAAACTTTGAGCCCCTGTTCTTCAGAGAGGATGACTGCTGTGTGGATGAGGAAGAGGAACAGGATGAAGGCTACATCCCAGGGATGACTCCTCTTAACATGGCTGCCACTGCTGAG GTATTGGAAATTCTGAATGGCAAAGAGTACAAGCCAGAGACCACCATCCCAGTCTTCATCCCCCCTCAAG GCGACATGCGGAGCCTGGGCTCAGACACAAAGCGGGCATTATGCCAGGCCCTTGAGTGCCAGGGGGGGAGCTGGGAGAGCCTGGCAAACACGCTGGGGCTGGGCATCCTCAACAGTGCCTTCAGACTCAGCCCCTCCCCCGCCAGCACACTGCTGGACAGCtacgag GTGTCCGGGGGAATGGTCATGGACCTTTTGGAGGGACTCAGGATGGTGGATAACTCCACCGCGTTGACAGTACTGCAGGGGGCACTGTGTGAAACAGAGCAGGCTCCTCTAGCTCCCCAAAGCACCACAGAGCTCTTAG GACGTGTCCCGGATCTGAAGCTGGACGGACAGGAGGACAGCGGCGtgtgtgacagtggggtggagcTCTCCACAGCGTGA